The Pantoea vagans genome contains the following window.
ACCCAAATTCATCAATGCCTTGTTGGCATTGTAGTGCAGGAAGGTTTTCACCTCCTCCGTCCAGCCGACATCATCGTACAGCGCTTCGGTATACACCACTTCGTTCTCATACAGCGCCAGCAGCAAATCGATGGCGAACTGCTGTAACTCTTCACGGCGCGCATCATCCACTTTTTCCAGCGCTTTCTGATACTTGTAGCCAATGTAGTAACCGTGTACCGCTTCGTCACGGATGATCAGGCGAATCAGGTCTGCGGTGTTGGTTAATTTACCGCGGCTCGACCAGTACATCGGCAGCCAGAAACCCGAGTAAAACAGGAAGGATTCCAGAAATACGCTGGCGATTTTCTTCTTCAGCGGATCTTCGGCGCGATAGTGCTCCAGCACAATCTTTGCCTTGTTCTGTAACGCTTCGTTCTCTTCACTCCAGCGATAGGCGGCATCGACATCAGCCGTATTACACAGCGTAGAGAAAATCGAACTATACGAACGCGCATGTACCGCTTCCATAAAGCTGATATTCGACAGCACCGCCTCTTCATGAGGCGTGATGGCGTCTTCCATCAGACCCGGCGCACCGATCACGTTCTGGATGGTGTCGAGCAGCGTCAAACCGGTAAACACGCGGATGGTGAGCTGCTGCTGCTGCGCATCCAGTGACTGCCACGCGGGCAGATCGTTGGAGAGCGGCACTTTTTCCGGCAGCCAGAAGTTGCTGGTCAATCGGTTCCATACTTCGAGATCTTTATCGTCCTGGATACGGTTCCAGTTAATTGCTTGAATTTGTTTAAGTTGCATAGTTTTCATCACAGTGAGCAGGAGACGCAGCCTTGAACTTCAGTCCCCTGCAGCGCCATTTGACGCAGACGAATGTAATAGAGGGTTTTGATGCCTTTTTTCCACGCATAAATCTGCGCTTTGTTGATATCACGCGTGGTGACG
Protein-coding sequences here:
- the nrdF gene encoding class 1b ribonucleoside-diphosphate reductase subunit beta encodes the protein MQLKQIQAINWNRIQDDKDLEVWNRLTSNFWLPEKVPLSNDLPAWQSLDAQQQQLTIRVFTGLTLLDTIQNVIGAPGLMEDAITPHEEAVLSNISFMEAVHARSYSSIFSTLCNTADVDAAYRWSEENEALQNKAKIVLEHYRAEDPLKKKIASVFLESFLFYSGFWLPMYWSSRGKLTNTADLIRLIIRDEAVHGYYIGYKYQKALEKVDDARREELQQFAIDLLLALYENEVVYTEALYDDVGWTEEVKTFLHYNANKALMNLGYEALFPAELTTVNPAILSALSPNADENHDFFSGSGSSYVMGKAVETEDEDWNF